The segment AAAACACTTCAATTATACACTCCCATGGTATTTACCATATGTGCTTTCATATTGGATAGCAAAAACAATCTTGTGAATGATGTAAAATCCTccaataaaaataagaatattgtagttgtaaattaaaaaatatgattgaATTAATGGTTTCTATGAAATGATTCTAATGTGGTGTAATTGTAGGATGGATGTGTATCTTTCTAGATTACACATTTGGTCAATTTGTGTTGCTTCAACTATGATATTCATTATCAAATTTGATGTCTTACTTGAGCATATAAGGTGCTTATACAAGTGTAGGATTAGTTTATGCTTGGACTTAGTCATGCCCTAGCCTCACTTTGTTTTTTATGATATGTGATCTTGCATGTACTCATTTAGTTCAATACTAGGAGTAATTATTACACATTAGTATGTTAGATGGTTACATATGGATTCGGTGTTAAATCTTGTTAGTGTTTATATGCATAATGTACTTTGGTTATTGTATGTGGGACATGTATGTTTGGTGGTTTCCTTGAGTGTGTAATGTAGGTTTTACCCAAAAATGATTATTTGTAGACAATTAAATTGAGTAAATATGTTGTCTTTTATCTTATCTTGTCTTGCTAGAAGTCAAgctacaaaatttgccttatgtTGCCTTATGAGTCTAAATCTAAATTGATCAATCTTGTATTCATGACTAATGTGGATTTGTAATTGTGCTTGTATGTTTTGAAAATGGTTTGAGACTTTTTATAtaagcttaatttaataatttttcataaaatttgcTTGATTCCTTTGGttatattttaatgatttttttacaaTTATAACATGTCGATAATTAATCTAAAATTATAATTATGTTTCTACAACTTATTGTAAAGTAgtgtaattcatcaaagatattatctatttctataaagtatgaattttttatgtatatatcgAAATTATGAATTAAACTAATATCACTATAAAAGTGAATGGTGGatactatttaattaaataattgttattattttatttaaattaaaaaaggggcttttgaaaaaaattaatttataaaaaatcaaagaaaaatcccAAAATGGGGTATTGGAATTGGGGAAAAGGTAAGGCTTCTATCTTTTCAAGGATTTATTCTTGCTCAAGCTTTCCATATCCCCTCTATTTTGACATTGTATTTTCTTGATATACTTGGAGGAGAATTTGAGAGGTATGATTGTGGATCTTGGAAGGGGTTTTATGGAGGATTTTTGCTTGCATGCGATTGTGAAGGGAGCTCCTCCTTGGACAAATACTTCTCTTTCCCGTTTGTGACATTTATTGGGAGGTAAGGGTTGCAATCCATTTGCGCTTGAAAAATTCTTATATGCAATGCCCACCTTAAGTggctatattattttttttaaggaAAGATTACTAGGAAAAAATGATTAAGCAGTTTTCATTTGTATGTTTTTTTCGAACAATATTTTGCATGCCAAAGCTATCATTTTTTCCCATTGATTTGTTATAGGGTCACATTTCTTCTTTAAAGTATTTCATAAATATTATGTTCTTTCTATTTCTTTGAAATGATTTATTTTGGTTCAAATATTCCAATTTCTATTATTGTAATTAGTAATAGATCATTAGTTGGATTTTAAATGTAAGTCTATTATTGTCTTCCTATACTCATGTCTcaatcttgaaagacaaatcatatCCAATCAATTATTCATGTTGGAAGTCATCTCCAATAGTGAATGAACATGTTGGATTGCCTCTTCTCCAATTTCTTCATTAGCAATAATATTATCATACATTGCAATAATGCTAGAAAATGTGCATGTGCTAGAAAATGTACATATTGATCTCTATCTCATCCTGATGATAGAAGTGTTatccgaaacgttgatgaaaaaatatttacacaatcaaatccataagCAACACATGTcagtctcatggattgtggaaatctactaatATTAATTGCAATATATTGTCAGAGTCTACAAAGTTGCCACCATTTTCTTGTTTATAAGTATGTAAATTAGTTATATCTTCAAGAGTATTAGCTATGGGTGAGTTGTTAAAATTTATGGGGCAAGCAAAAACAACCTCTTATTTGACTATTCAAAAGTCTAAAACTATGGGGCATTACCTAAGATTGTTTTGTAGATTTTTCACTGAAGATGTTATTTTGTTCATGAGTTTGCAGACAAGGGGCATCTTTATAAAAATTCAATGGTTATGACTTTCATTCAAGTTGCTAATTCATCCTCAAAATAAAAATCTAATTGACCTTTCCCTTACAATTTGCTTGTTGAGATGTCTCATGTGAAGCTTTTTGAGTGAGTTCCTCCTGCTCTTCCAAAGCCTTTGGGTCATAATTATCTCCTTAATACACTTCAAAGTATGTTTTTTTCTTGGTAATTaagtgaagaagttgagaaaatacaactttagagatcccaagaacacctgttagcaaaatacctatcacaagagaagattggagacaaaaacacaataaaggcTCTGAAAGAGAGATTTTCATTTAGAGAGGGAATtaaaaaagaaaattacaatacaatccttatgaaaggagaatatgaaaccctaaatatgtgcaaccctaaagaaaccctaaaaggataatgtgtatttaataattagaataattattaaatacatagaatattattaaatgcctaagtttagcttaagcgtagagtataatagactaataattaaataaataattattagctaatataagataactctaacacccccccttaagatgaacttagggagtagctaaaaaactaaatgcatgaaagcaaaatgcaactacatgaagaaggaaaatttgggtcccggcaacaaggcctgatgaggtacccaattacaaccaaatctctatgaaccggaaaaatagagaaaatcatgTGGGAAAAAAagtctactccaaaaagagatggaaaagcaactgaaggactgaagaagcctccaaacaagaatgttccaaaaagctaggaacaagaaaagatcatgaagaacaccactgaagcatgaaatagatgcaaacattATCGAAaagtaactactgatctgaagaacttccactgaaatagaacatgaccaagtagagaagattgtaatctacatgagtgccctcaaatgacactactcgaatcagatggcaaacaaaggcaaacaactaaactcgaagatacatatggcatgagacaccaaattCTGAAGaactgatcaatcgaaccaaggaagcattagaaccaacaggacaaacctccccataatggtgaaaagggagagggacaggtacactgaaaagaatgaccaacaagaactgcatgacgaagaaccaggaacatcaaaggtgcaaagaaagtacatagtatcgtggaaggaacactcaagtgacaaaggtagatggaaaacaaaggcaaacatcaaccccccccaccccccccaaggcactttataagtagtgcatgtacaataaggcacaagatgtgcaagatcccaagtatacaatgcatgatgacactttatctagTGTGTTTACATAAATAAAATGTGACAATGAAAAGAAGAGACAGGTgactagaaatagaaagaacaaccaaatacgagacatcctactcaaagaaagagatcctaggacctgaaacatccaacatattcactagagtgttgaaagcaaaaaactaaataaaatatacctggagcaaaatctggaaagaaaactcatatgaatggaaataacacagaacaatctttccaacgatataatttttttggaaaacggagttcagatgctcaagttatgtctcccagagtgcaaaaaggaacctttggctttgacagaaaaaaaaacaccatcaaaaaagcaaaatcaaaagttcaaacctccatatctggaaagagatttccgatgatataaggttttgcaaaaaatgacttcatttgcccaagttatggcaaaacagTGGGTTTTCCAAGTGGCGGCAGCAGGGTTTCCAGGGGGTAGCAGCGGTGGGTCCCGGGCTGGCGGTTGGTCGCGGCCTGGGCACGCCATTAAAAGGcccgaaaaaaatatttttttgatttttttattgttttttatttttgcctCAGAAAACGTGCTTGCAAAGggcaaactcaaaaaaaaatctcagagctaaagttgtccaaactggacaaattttatatgaaaatgggagtTTTTGGGTGTTCtaagctcaatggtgaggtccgtttgagctcaaaatgcccataaacaaacaaaaaaaaaaaaaaaagatacccTAGATCCAAACTAAAACTTCTAAAAAAGAACTGAAACCCTTGCCTCCAGAGAAAATCTTCTAAAAATAAATCACGAACAAGCAGCAGCAGatgaaggctctgataccatgaagaagttgagaaaatacaacttcagagatcccaagaatacctgttagcaaaatacctgtcacaagagaagattggagacagaaaCATAATAAAGGCTCTGAAAgagagattatcattcagagagggaattaaaaaagaaaattacaatacaattcttatgaaaggagaatatgaaaccctaaatatgtgcaaccctaaagaaaccctaaagggataatgtgtatttaataattagaacctacaatattattaaatgcctaagtttagcttaagtgtagagtataacagactaataattaaataaataattattagctaatacaagataacccTAACATTATATTAACCATCTTTGCACCCCTATATATCTATTGTGAGAATATGATGATCatttcttttaaatgcaataaatatcTTGATTTTTATATCCGCATATTAATTGAAACAAAAATTTCAAAttccaaaatacataaaaaatatacaACATTTTCCAATCataatttatttctctttattcaCAAACTTTAATCTTAAagtaaaaacaattttattttatatatatatcataGCTAGAAAATCATTTAATTGCTCTTAAAAAGAGTAATGATATATCTATCCCTACACATCAACTAAAACTTATTCTATATAAATATCTAACATTTCTATTAagttatatataaaaataatttctTCAAATACTTTGGTGGGGAGAGGCTAAACATGTTCTACCATGAACAAACCATTCTCCTTTTAAGAGTTTGAAAGGTTCTTAAAACTAATACCTTTAAACCACACTTCAATCTAATATGTTGTACTTTAAAGAAATCTAATATGTTGTACTTTAAAGAGATGTATGAAAGATCACAATTTTTCTAATCCACTTTTTCATAACAAGCACATAAAAGTACATTtcaatataaattttttaaagttCAATAATGAATTTTACAATTCATATTCTTTATGTTCATTAGTTTAATATTGTGTACCTTCAATTATATAAAGATACATAAAGTACACAATATAATGAGTTACAAATTTTAAAGAAGAGTTTAAAGAGTCGATATGTTTTGGTCAACATATCTCGAACTCCAAAATAAATAGCCAACATGTTGACCACAACATACTAATGTTTGAAGCTCTTCTTTAATTGTAATTCATTATGTATTGTACTTTAATCTCTCTCCATGCAATTGAATGTCacacaatattaaatattttaatgtctCTCCTTACAATTGAGTGTCACACAATATTAAATTAGTAGACATAAAGAACACAAATTATGGTATTCACTATTGGACTTTTTCAAAACTATAattaaaatgtagttttatcaGGAGGATGTGGTTTCGGGATTCAATTGTGTTCaatatttttgcatcaacattttagatcacaaTTTGTTATTCAATTGTGTTCATGTTTTCTTTGGCTCTCTTCATCCTAACAATGGAACACGAAGTGTGATCTAGAACGTCGATGCAAAAATCTtgaacacaattgaatccagaaacaacATCCTCTTGATATTAgagattgtggaaatctcttatcaTTGATGTAGTTTTATATCGTGAGTTATAGATTTCCCAACATCAACATATAgtaaattacaataaaaaaaagttttaaaaatctTATATGTTATGATCAATATACTCGGacttccaaaaaaaaataaaaaaataacaaacatatCTTATTGATAACTACATACTAATAATTTACATTAAAGTACAACAAACTACCCTACATAAAAAAATTTACTATGCTAAATACCATGGAAATGTATAATTGaagtatgttttttttaatttacaacTTCACTAATTTGCATACCACTAAGTTGCTCTAACAACTAACTCTCTGTGGGGAGATTTTCTGCAAATGGGACAGCTTGCATGCCCTGTGAGCCATGCATCTATGCAATGGACATGATAAACATGCCTACAATCCATTATCATACGCAGCTGTTCATTACATTTGTAATCCTCAAGACATATTGAACAACTCCTGTCCTGCTGCTGCTGAGAGAGGGCTTCATGCTTTTCACTAAACACAATAATGGGATATGAATGGATGACTGCCTCCTCCACCCCACTTTCCCTGGACGACGATGGTTCAGAAATGATATCCACTCTTGGAGTGTGTTGTGGAGTGAGTTGTTGAGGGACAGATCTTATGCATCTGTAATACACGAAGAATATGACCAACATGAAGATTATAATTCCTACTGTTGTGCCCACGGCATAACTGAACTCATCTGTATTAAACCCATCTCTGTAAGAAGAATCGGTACTGTTGTTCCTCATACCAGATCTCAATTACTCTTGCTGTAATATGCTCTTCCATATGAGCATGTCCAGATATATTGTTCTGCTTATGGGATCTGGGTTTTATGAACATTCCATGAAAAAGATACAAAAGAGAGCATTTCTAAACAGGAGAAGGTCTACATTAGAAATGGACGTCTGGGCTTCAAGCCGGCATCGTGTCACATTGGAAAACGATATCCTCTCGTGCTGAACGAGGCATTGGAGGCATCAAAATGACAGAGATTAGAAAAGGATGGTGTTATAATATCATTGTGTCATTATTGAGTAATGCTGATGATTTTGGGTTAGTTTATTCAGTTTAGGTTGtggatttaattttttatttgtctgGAGTGTAGATGAGGATCTGTTGTATATTGTTCAAGAGGTTATTGTCCCATAAAGAGTTAAGTTTCAGGTGGCTGGACTAAATTCGATTCCTTTGattaaaaagaagaagaaataataatgGTAATGTTTTATTAGAATTAATTTTATTGATTTGTATTTTAGAAATAGTTTTTTTAACATAACAAGTTATTGTTTTGGTGGGATTTTAGGAAATTAATTTTAGAAGAAGATTCACATGTGATAATTGTTGGTATCATGGCTTAAGAATTATTTATTAGAGACTTGTAAATTATCACATAATTTTGAGTAAGTTACACGTTTCTTCATTTTTCAAGGAAAATAACAAGGTTGTAGAACACTTAGCTAATTTTAGTATTAATTCGCCATGTTTTTCAAGGAAAGCAATGAGGTTGTAGATCATTTAGTTAATGTTGGTATTAATTGACTCCCCTTCTTAATCTTGATAAATGATAAGTCAAATGAGTGAGAAGGTTTCTCCCCATTATATCTAATGATTTTTTTATCCTTCAAGGAAAAAAATTTGTAGAAAAAATTATCCCCTTTGTAGGCAAGCATTTAGATTTGATTCTAGATACATGGACGGGAGCTTGTGTTCCTTACCCACAATGGATTTTTCTTTTTGGTTGAGCTTCACCATTATTAACATGGAGTGCTTATTTCATTAGCACGTACTTAAATTATTCTAGTGGATTGCAAACAAACTTCCCCAttatatttgattatttgatatattAGGGAGGTGTATCAACCCTACATCCTATTGTCGAgaacattaaaatataatttttgggCTATAGAGGTTGttttttgctccaaaaattatcAATTGTTAAAAAGGATTCAATTGGCTTCCTAGAGCAAAAGGTGTGGCATTTGCAAGTCATGCCTTTCACATTAAGAGGAAGTTACACACACTGACCAAGAACATTCATGAACCTATAACATGGCATTATGATTGTCATAAAGCATCTTTGAAGGGATAGAATAAGATAAATTGGAGAGCCCAATTTGAAAAAAATAACCATGGCATGTTATGATAGACTCTTATCACAAGCGTAAGCAAAGACCATATTCTAACATGAGGAATCTTCTCGGGATTTGATTGTTGGAATTTGATGAGACTTTGGTGTCACTTTCAGGTACTATTAGCTCATAGTCTTGTGATTCTCCTTTGGTGCTTTTGTGTATTGGTTTCTCTATTCAGTGGATGCTTGGGATGGAGTTTAGAGAGCATATTTTGTAGGTATTGTTAATATGATGCTAATATTATTCTATATGTAAGTGCTAGTATTGTCTCCTATGAAGACTCCTTGCTTAAAGATCATATTGTAACCAAGATTGTTGACATGTGATTAATACATTAGTACGAAGTTTGGAGGCTAAGTTTTTTTTAGAATGATTTTTCCCATTTTACATGATTATCTTATGGTGAATGATATTATTGTGTTTTTTATTTcctataaattattttaaaacataTTTTTTGTCCATGTCTCTTCTTAAAAATTAGTGTAGAAAACCTTTCTAGACCTTAGctttctttcatttggtatcaaaaaTTGATTAACCAAGGTTGTAAATGGTAGGAAAAAGTTTTTGGTTCTAATTTTAGTTTGATTAGGAATATGCACAAATAATTTATTTGTTTCAAGGAAGATGACAAGAATGCCTAAACTAGAGATAGAAAAGTTTGGTGATAGTAACTTTAAGTTGTGGAAGTGCAATATGGATGATTTTCTCATAAATTTAGATATGTGGATTGTGGCATCTAGATCAAAATAATTGGGGAAAAATAGTTGCAATGTCATTAGCTAGTTTGGATGATTTGCTCATAAATTTAGATATGTGGACTCTGACCTACCTATATCATAAATTCTCTTGCATTGCACCTTTTCTCGCAAAAAATGGGGGTATGTGTTGCAAAAGCTTTAGATCATTTATCTATAAACAAAGTGTTGTCTTTCCTAATTGATGGCAAGGTTAGCCCCTTCCTATTGGCAATATgtgcaatatgttgtcattgatgtcaacctatcataCTTGTATAGAGATGGATTGGTGTagttgaagaggtagagaaatggTTTGAGACCAACATGTTTGAGAGAGATGGTTTCAAGAAGATGTAGTCATGATATAAGATGATAGTAAGAGTGCAGAAGTATGGTATGTATATGTTGCACCATGGTTAAGTTTGTTGTACATTGTTCATGCTTTGAATGAAGAATGCAATCACATAGATTGGTTCTACTTGTCTCAATTATTTTAAAGTTGAGTCTCTATTCATACTTGTGTCTGTGAGATAATCGGTCTAAGGCATAGACAGTGCATTTCCTAAAGATAaaatttctgcattttggtttgcattccTCTGCATTACAAGATTTGGTCATGGATTTTTGGAGTTAATATTGTTAGTCAACAAGGAAGTTGTTTCCATATTTTTATGTCATAACATCTTTCATAACTATTCTCCAGATATATTTTGTGCAGACTTGTGGATATGATTAGAGAGATATAAAGTTTCATTCGTGTAGGTTTTAAATGATTTGGTGTACAACAATGCAATATCTCAAGCATTGAAATGCTATAATCACTTCGGGATGCTCTATATTCGTCAGCTCAATGTGTTTctccacttttgccaacacaaaaTGGTCAGATACTTTAGGAGGAGTTTGTAGGGATATTGTGCATAGACTACAATGCTCATTTATTGATCTGCATGATGTTCTTGGTTTCACCCCGATGGCACAAAGGTGTATAGTTGACAATTTTGGTGAAGTTGTTAGTTGGTTTGACAGTTTTGTTTCTTTCGCTTGTGATTTGATTGTAATCAATTATATTTACTTTGGAGGATATATTGTAATGTTTTTTTATCTCGATTATGCTTTGCATTTATCCACAACTCGTTTTATTTCACAATGCTTTTGTTTGAGGCTGACTGGTGGAGTGTTATATGCTTTTGATTAAAAGTTATCTTGGAGCTGACCTAGTTATGGTTTTGAAATGATGCATAGggtatatatagaagataaaaTCATTCTATGCTTGCAACAAGTTAGTTAGATAGATTAAGTGTGCAAAAAAGGGACTGCAACATCTATACATGACAAATGCACTCTTATATCTAAGTTCAAGTTCATGTTTCTCACTCATTGTAATATTCATGTATCTTGCTTTGAGAAGGTCCTTCTATCTTGCCTAGCAAATCCTTCAAGGAGCAGTGTGCTTTCTTAggtagtgtagcgtcgtaaaattgcgacacttgcaatttcgactgcatttgggtcttcacgatggcagcgcaatgttgaacctgaatggagaccccgaaacctgtttacgacatcaaaagctgcatctttttgcaccttggcctgatcctccttacaccctgctatctcgggaggtgggaccatggcgccttggtccctggccctattttgagcccggtctcttgttgggcatcgggtcttcaagtttgcaatttggaaaataatgttcctaggtcggcctaaggtcgaaaaaatcagtttcataaccctaattgacaagtatataaactacatttcccctcccagaagagaaggaaaaacatatgtgtgcaaaaggtggaagcgataggcaaacattcaaacattcaagcattcaagcattccttcaagcaattgagcattctaggtctccattcaaggctaggtgttgcattcaagacaaggattcaaccattgaagaggagatcacctacaacatacaacctacaacatccttacaccttcgcatgtaagaatacaaacattcttacaacaaggtatcagtacttgattacattacaaacatttacatttatagcattctcatttcttagttaattccaaaaccggggtttgacctgaaggcaaacccctaatccctaaccccccaatcgtcctctcttttctgtgtgtaggttgtaggtacgcggctgtaattgaagatctggaatccttgtgcaaagacgaacaaatcccccttcgtttcgcagatttttcggaggaccgtgtgcactccgggcgccattgtcccatcaactttcactcaaacttgcaggacagcattgtctcaacattttactgctaatttcaggtccgtagcttcatcccgtgtctctatctccgtctacaagcgaatctttcttactttcacatacactcctagttcaatccttctatctacattctttacaaaagagggtatccttgttgtctcaacccttgaaactcatttagaattcaatcttgcattgtgtgggattggatcttgtgagtttcaacccctcttttgaatgtaaagtctctcctaagtgaaaaccgtcaatcctagtgacctcctttctctctccgtggagtgggggaacacctagggttcgattttccgctttacattttggtgaacccaacgtgaacatcctaattctgattattcatggttagatctgaaaattttgcttccttaattacatttccatgtttgatcttttgcaaattttagaggttaattgcataaaaaccctaaattttctttttagtaattgagcttgtgaaatgtttaattgttaatgcttgtttcagatctacccttctattgcaaattatcaattcatatttgtgctttaattctgaaaattaaatggttaagtgtcaaaaccctaatttttaaaaccctcttgattcagcctttgatcgataatttcactgatcaaaacacctccaaatcagctgtaactttggatcccgcaacaaaatcataatatctttcatccct is part of the Cryptomeria japonica chromosome 10, Sugi_1.0, whole genome shotgun sequence genome and harbors:
- the LOC131052016 gene encoding RING-H2 finger protein ATL67-like — translated: MRNNSTDSSYRDGFNTDEFSYAVGTTVGIIIFMLVIFFVYYRCIRSVPQQLTPQHTPRVDIISEPSSSRESGVEEAVIHSYPIIVFSEKHEALSQQQQDRSCSICLEDYKCNEQLRMIMDCRHVYHVHCIDAWLTGHASCPICRKSPHRELVVRAT